The window GGTTAAAGGCCGGTTTTCCAGATGTAGAGGTGATTAAAGCTTTTGGCATAGATGAAGACTTCGATTTTGCCGTTTTGGCAGCTTACTTAGATGTAGCAGATTATTTTCTGTTCGATACCAAAACAAAAGCACATGGCGGATCGGGGAAAACATTTAATTGGTCTGTTTTAGACCGGTATACTTATAACAAACCCTACTTTTTAAGCGGTGGAATTGATTTAGAACATGCCACAGCGATAAAAAATATAAGCGACGATCGTTTATATGCACTAGACATCAATAGCCGCTTCGAAACCGAGCCCGGGCTGAAAGATGCAGTGAAGATTAAAGAATTTATAAAAGAAATGAGCACGAAATAATGTCATCATGAAGTTGATTAAAATATAAGTTGATCCGTCATTCCCAACTTGATTGGGAATCGTAATGCATGTGCTTTGAGATTCCCCGCCTGCGCGGGAATGACGACTTATCTTTAAAAGCTATCGATGTGACAATTTAGTAGAAAAGAAAATGAAATACAAAGTAAACGAAAAAGGATATTACGGAGATTTTGGAGGCGCTTACATCCCCGAAATGCTTTATCCGAACGTAGAAGAATTGCGTCAAAACTATTTAAAGATTATTGATGATGCCGATTTTCAAAAGGAATTTCATCAATTGTTAAAAGATTATGTTGGGCGCCCTTCGCCACTGTATCTGGCAAAAAGATACTCTGAAAAGTACGGCGCTAATATTTTTCTTAAAAGAGAAGATTTAAACCACACCGGTGCGCACAAGATCAACAATACCATCGGACAGATTTTGCTGGCCGAAAAACTGGGTAAAAAGCGGATTATCGCCGAAACAGGTGCTGGTCAGCATGGTGTAGCTACCGCAACGGTTTGTGCTTTGCGTAACCTGGAGTGTGTAATTTATATGGGCGAGGTAGATATCGAACGCCAGGCACCAAACGTAGCCCGCATGAAAATGCTGGGTGCAAAGGTAGTTCCGGCAAGTTCGGGTAGTAAAACCTTAAAAGATGCCACTAACGAGGCTATGCGCGATTGGATTAACAATCCGGTTGATACGCATTACATTATCGGTTCGGTAGTTGGACCACATCCTTACCCTGATATGGTGGCTATTTTTCAATCGATCATCTCAGAAGAAACCAAAAAACAGTTAATAGAGCAAACCGGAAGCGATCAACCTGATTACGTTTTAGCTTGTGTAGGTGGTGGTAGCAATGCCATGGGCATGTTCTATCATTTTATGGATGATGAAAATGTGAAACTAATTGCTGTAGAAGCTGCGGGTAAGGGTGTTTCGAGTGGATTTTCGGCCGCAACAACTTATTTAGGTAAGGAAGGCGTTTTACACGGTAGCCGAAGTATTTTAATGCAAACAGAAGACGGGCAGGTGGTAGAGCCGCATTCGGTTTCTGCCGGACTGGATTATCCGGGTATTGGTCCGCAACATGCCCATTTGTTTAAAACAGGTCGCGGGCGATATGTTTCTATTACCGACGAAGAAAGTTTAGAAGCGGGTTTATTGTGTACGCAACTGGAAGGGATTATTCCGGCGATTGAAAGCGCACACGCATTGGCTTACCTCGAAAAAATGGAATTTAAAGGAGGCGAAAATGTAGTGGTTTGCCTATCTGGCCGTGGCGACAAGGATCTGGATACTTATATTAAGTACTTTAATTTATAGAAAGCCGTCATTGCGAGGCACGAAGCAATCTTAATGCTTTGGGTTAACGTGTAGCGATTGTAGTAGGATTGCTTCGTGCCTCGCAATGACGAAAATGATAGAAAAAATGAACAGAATTAAACAACTCTTCCAGGAGAAGAAAAATATATTATCAATTTACTATACCGCTGGTTACCCTAACCTAGGCGATACCATTCAGATTGCTGAGGCCTTGCAAAAATCGGGTGCTGATATCCTGGAAATCGGATTTCCTTATTCGGATCCTGTTGCCGATGGTCCGGTGATTCAGGCGAGCAGCAAGCAATCTTTAGATCAGGGTATGACCTTAAAGGTGCTTTTCGAACAGCTTAAAGATTTACGTAAAAATGTTACCATCCCTGTTTTACTGATGGGTTATGTAAACCCTGTGCTGCAGTTTGGTGTAGAAAATTTTTGTAAGGCTTGCGCCGAAGTAGGGGTAGATGGTTGTATTGTGCCCGATTTACCGATGGCGGAATATGAGGAGCTTTATCAGGATTGCTTTGAACAACACAACCTGAGCAATGTATTTCTGATTACGCCACAAACGGCAGAAGAGCGCATCCATAAAATTGACGGCTTAACCAATGGATTTATTTATTTGTTATCATCGTCGGCTACAACAGGTAAGAATTTAGAAGTGGGCAATACCACCGAAGCTTATTTTAGCCGTATAAAAGAGATGAACCTGAAAAATCCGACTATGATTGGCTTCGGGATCAGCGATAAACAAACTTTCGATAAAGCCTGCTCGTACGCGAATGGTGCAATTATCGGTACTGCTTTCGTTAAAGCTATTGCTGATGGCAATTTAGAAGAAAGTGTAAGTAGTTTTATGAAGAAGTTTAGGGACTAATGTTTTCTCTTTTTCTATAAATCGTCATTGCGAGGAGGAACGACGAAGCAATCTTTTATACTGGTAATCTTTGCTAAAAAGATTGCTTCGTCGGCTGAAAAAGCCTTCTCGCAATGACGAAATCTCGAAAGAATTTATCTATTTACCCAATCGGCATAAGTCATTTCGAATTTTACTTCACCTTTATTTACCATACCTGCTTTTTGCCAGCCTTGCCTGGTGTAAAATTCTTCGGCACAGGTATTAGGCGATGTACCCAACCATACGGTTTCGTGGGTTTGTTCGAAATACCAATCCATCATTAGCTTGTGCAGTGCTTTACCAATGCCTTTGCCTTCGTATTCCGGACGGAGAAACAAGGCCCAGATATTATGCTCCTGTAAATCTACAATTGAAAAGCCAATCACTTTACCATCTACTTCGCATATCCAGCCTTTACCACGGCGGGTAATAAAGTCTTCACAATCGGCATTGGTTACCAAAGCAGGGTTGGATAGCGTGTTTTCTTTAACGGTATGCCTTACCACCTGAATTTGCGGAATGTCGGTTATGGCTGCTTCGCGGTATATCATGATACTAAGATAATGGATTTAGGAAATGATTGAATGTCAAATTTTGAGTGATTGAATTATGAATGATTGAATTGTGAATTTTGAGTGATTGAATGTTTCAGACATGGTGGCATAAAATAATGTTAATTAAAATTCTTACGTGTACTAAGTTGTCTGAAGTGGTGATAAAAGCTTAAAGTAAATTTTACCACCTAAAGATTTAGCTTCGCTGAGCACTGCGTGGTTCTCGGCTCCGTTGCTCTGCGCTCGAAATGACGATCCGAGAAGGTGGTGTAAGGCTATTGGCAGAGCTATACTGACAAAAGATCACTGCCATGACTTATCCTGAATGTCTGCTTGTCAGGCTCTAAAAATTAGGATAAAAATATTCGTTAGGATATTAATAAAACTGAAAAACCTCATTTAAATGCAATAGGAGTACTTTTTAACGTCGCAAAATTCTATATGACAATTGCATGATTGTGAATTCTGGAATTGGTTCTACATTTGCTTAACGGTGTTAGATTATTTACACCTTATATTCCAGTCATGGGAAGCAAAGAAAGAATACTACGTTTAAAAGATGAAACCAGAACAAAAATTCTGGATGCTGCCTTGAACATTGTTCAAACAGAAGGCTGGCAGGCATTGAGTATGCGTAAAATTGCCGATCAGATCGAATATACTGCACCGATTATTTACGAATATTTTTCGAACAAAGAAGGAATCCTGCTCGAGTTAACCAGAAGAGGTTACCTGATGCTGGCCAAAGACATCCGCGAAGCGCGCGACCAACATGAAGCACCTGCTGACCAGATGGAAGCGATGTGGATTGCCTACTGGAATTTCGCCTTTGCCCACAAAGAATTTTATCAGTTGATGTACGGTGTGGATATGGTTTGTTGCACTGTTAAGAATTCGTTGCCCGAAGCAGAAAATGTAGGGCACATGCTTGGCGATGTAATTGAATCATTATTCGATAAAAAACCGGTATCAGACGATGATATCTGTAGAAAGTACTACACCTATTGGTCGATTATACACGGTTTGATATCCATCAACCTGGTACGCCCCGACGGGAGAACAACCAACGAGCTGAACCAGCAAATTTTAAAAGACGCTATTAAGGGAATTACCTTATCTATTAATAGTTAATTTTTTTTTACCCTGCTATTTAACACTGTTAAATAGTTTATACATCTTAAATCCATTATAATTTAAAATCATATGAAATCTCTACATCGTTTGTTTTTATTATTTAACACTGTTAAACGATTTACATTTGTTAAATATGCCTTCGCTCTCGCTTTTGCCACAATTGTACTGGCCAGCTGTAAATCTGCCCCACAGCAAGCTGCAACTGCACCACCGCCGCCCGTTTTACCGGTAAGCGCAATTAATCAAGGCTCTGAAACCACCTTTATCGAATATCCGGCCGCTATACAAGGCGCTGTTGATATTGATGTACGCCCGCAGGTAAGCGGTTATTTACAAAGTGTACTGGTTAACGAAGGTGCTTATGTTACTGCTGGCCAAACACTTTTTAAAATTAACGAAAACCCTTACCGCGAAGCTTTAAACAATGCCAAAGCCAGTTTACATGCTGCTGAGGCCGCTATTTTAAATGCACAGCTGGAGGTAGATAAGTTAACGCCATTGGTGCAAAACAAGGTCGTTTCTGATATCCAGTTAAAAACGGCTAAAACAGCCTACAAAATTGCACAAGCCAATGCCGAGCAGGCTAAAGCCAATGTAGCTTCGGCACAAATTAACTTAGGCTATACCAACGTTAAGGCTACCGTGAGCGGTTATATTGGCCGGATCCCGAAAAAACAGGGAAGTTTGGTATCACCAACTGATCAGGCTGCCTTAACCCAACTATCGGATATACACGAAGTACATGTATATTTCTCGCTGGCCGAAAACGATTTCAACAGTTTCAATACCAATTACCCGGGCAAAACCCCTGCCGACAGGATTAAACATTTACCTGCGGTAGAACTGGTACTGGCAGATAATTCTACCTATCCGGTAAAAGGAAAAATCGACATGATTGATGGTCAGTTTGATAAAAACACTGGTGCCATTACGTTAAGGGCCAGTTTCCCTAATGCCAACGGCGTACTACGCTCGGGCAATACCGGTAAAATCCGCTTGGGCTTATTACATAATGATGCCATCCTGGTACCTCAATCGGCAACAGTTGAAATGCAGGATAAAGTGTTTGTGTTTACCCTGGGCGACAGCAGCAAGGTGAAAAAACAAGCCATTAGCATTGTTGGTAAAGCCGGCGAAAATTATCTGGTAAAAGAGGGCGTAAAAGCCGGCGATCAGATTGTGTTAAGCGGTATCGACAAATTACAGGAGGGCATGGTTATCCAACCTCAAAAAGCAGCAGATAAAGTAGCTGTTGCAAATCCAAAAAAATAAGACAACAATAAACTTCATAAGTCATGTTTCAGAAATTTATAAACAGGCCTGTACTTTCGACCGTTATTTCCATATTGCTGGTAATAGTGGGTATACTTGGCCTAACAAAGTTGCCCTTAGAGCGCTTTCCAAATATCGCCCCTCCGTCGGTATTGGTAACTGCTGTGTATCCGGGGGCTAATGCCGAAACCATTTTACGTTCGGTAACTCCATCATTGGAGGAAGCAATTAACGGTGTGGAAAACATGACCTACATGACTTCCACTGCCAGTAACGATGGTACGCTGGGTATTACGGTTTACTTTCAACAAGGTACCAACCCCGATCAGGCCGCAGTTAACGTGCAAAACCGTGTTTCGCAGGCCACCAGCCAGTTACCGGCAGAGGTTGTACAATATGGTATAACCACCACCAAGCAGCAAAACAGCTTTATTGGTGCAATAGGTGTTTACTCAGAAGATCCTAAAAAATACGATGCTGTTTTTGTAAACAACTATGCACAGATTAATATCATTCCGGAAATTAAACGTATTCCGGGTGTAGGTTCGGCCAGTGTATTTGGTGGTATTAAAGATTATTCAATGCGCATTTGGTTAAATCCAAGTCAATTGGCTACTTACAAAATTACACCTAACGAAGTGATCAGTGCTATTCAGGATAAAAATCTGGAAGCGGCACCGGGAAGGGTAGGTGAACGTAGTAACGAGGCATTTGAATATGTAATTAAATACAAAGGAAAGCTTACCAAACCAGAAGAGTACCAGAATATTGCTATCCGTTCTAATTCGGATGGTTCTATATTGCGCTTAAAAGATGTGGCCCGTGTTGAATTGGGAGCTTACAGCTACAGTAGTGTAAACCGCTTAAACGGCCATGATGGTATTACCATTGGGGTAATTCAGTTATCGGGCTCTAATGCCAACGAAATTCAGATTTCTATCGATAAACTGATGGCAAAACTATCGAAAGATTTCCCTGCAGGGATTAAATTCAATCAGTTTTACCGTACCAAAACCGATTTGGACGAATCTATCAACCAGGTTGAGCATACTTTGATTGAAGCCTTTTTACTGGTATTTATCGTAGTATTTATCTTCCTTCAGGATTTCAGGTCTACCTTAATCCCTGCTATAGCGGTTCCGGTGGCTATTATTGGTACTTTCTTTTTCATGCAGCTGTTCGGCTTCTCGGTTAACCTATTAACGCTGTTTGCATTGGTACTGGCCATTGGTATTGTGGTAGATGATGCGATTGTGGTGGTAGAGGCGGTGCATGCCAAGATGGAAGAAAACCCGGGCTTAGTCCGAAGGCGGCAACCACCCAGGCCATGAACGAAATTACTGGGGCCATTATATCGATTACACTGGTAATGGCGGCGGTATTTTTACCGGTTGGTTTTATGACGGGTTCAACAGGTATATTTTACAAACAGTTTGCCTTAACCATGGCTATCGCCATCATTATATCGGCGGTTAACGCTTTAACTCTAAGTCCGGCGCTGGCTGCCTTATTTTTAAAGAACAAACATGCCGAGGGTGGCCACGCTGTACCTAAAAAAGGTTTTGTAGAAAAGTTTTATGCGGGCTTTAACGGTGGTTTTAATTACATGACCAACCGTTATATTGGGGGCTTAAAAGTGCTTATCCGAAATAAATGGATCAGCATGGCCGGCCTGGCCTTAATTGTTGCGGTTACCGTTTTATTGGTAAGCAGAACAAAAACCGGTTTTATCCCTACAGAGGATCAGGGTTTTGTGGCCATTGCGGTTGCTTCTCCTTCAGGAACCTCGTTAGCCAATACGAATAAAATATTAAAACAGGCTGAAGCTGAGTTGAGGGCAATGCCATCGGCAAGGTTTGTAATGTCGTTGGCTGGTTATAACTTTTTAACTGCATCTAACAGTCCATCGGCCGGACAGATTTTCTTATTGTTAAAACCGAACGACGAAAGGGGTGCGGTAAAAAATATCGATGAGATACAGAATATCGTAAGGGCTAAAATGGCCGCTATATCTGCCGGTACTTTCTTTGTATTCAGTTTCCCTACTGTACCTGGCTTTAGCAACGTTGAGGCCATGAACGTAATGTTACAGGATAAAACCAATGGCAGGCTGGATAAATTTAGTGGTGTAGCAAATAACTTTATCGGCAAACTGATGACGAAACCGGCAATTGCTTTTGCTTTTACTTCTTACAAAGCAGATTATCCGCAATTACAGCTCGATGTGAACAATGAAAAGGCCGATCAGCTGGGCGTAAGTGTTAAAGACATTTTGCAAACCATGCAAACCTTTTTCGGTACTGCACAGGCATCAGATTTTAACCGCTTTGGTAAATACTACCGTGTGGTGGTTCAGGCCGATATTGCCGATAGAACTGACCCGGCGAGTATAGACCGTGTATTTGTTAAAAACAAGGCAGGCGAGAGTGTGCCTATTAATACCCTGGTTAAACTAACCCGCGTTTATGGTTCTGAAACGGCTTCGCGTTATAACCTGTTTAACTCTATCGAGGTAAATGCGATCCCTAAACCGGGCTTCAGCTCTGGTGATGCCATTAAAGCGATTGAAGAAACCGCCAGGGAACAATTGCCAACGGGTTATGCTTACGAATTCTCGGGACAAACACGTGAGGAGATTTCTTCAGGCGGACAATCGACAGTGATATTCCTGCTTTGTTTGGTATTTGTTTACTTCTTGTTATCGGCACAGTATGAAAGTTATATCCTGCCATTAGCAGTAATCTTATCTATCCCTACTGGTGTATTTGGTGTGTTTGTGGTATTGGGCTTAACTGGTATCGAAAACAACATTTATGTACAGGTAGCGCTCATTATGCTTATTGGGTTACTGGCTAAAAACGCCATCCTGATTGTAGAGTTTGCGGTGCAGCGGCGAAGGGCAGGACTGAGTTTGTTCGATTCGGCTATTGAAGCCGCGCGATTAAGGATCAGGCCGATTATCATGACCTCGCTTGCCTTTGTGTTTGGTTTGTTCCCAATGAGTATTGCAACGGGCCCATCGGCACAGGGTAACCACTCTATCAGTATTGGTGCTGCCGGAGGTATGGTATCTGGTGTGGTTTTAGGTCTATTTATCATCCCGGTACTTTTTGTCATCTTCCAGGCTTTACAGGAAAAAATATCCAAAAAATCAAAAGAGGTTGTTCACCACCATGAAGAGCCTGTAAATAATCATGCAGTTTATGAAACGGTTTAATTTATATAGCATCCTATTCCTCGCTTTGGTTTGGAGCGGATGTTCGGTTTCGAAAGATACAGCCTTGCCCAATGTTGCGCCTGGCTTATTCAGAAACACAGCACCTCAAGACTCTTCGAGCATTGGCACTATGCCCTTGAAAAGTTTTATTAACGACCTTACTGTACAAACTTTAATTGATACAGCTTTGGTTAAAAATTACGATATGCAGATTGCTTTGAAAAATATCGATGCGGCCGAAGTATTGTTTAAACAATCGAAACTGGGCAATTTGCCCGAGCTGAAATTGCAGGTATCGGCGAGTTCGAGCCGCCCTTCTGATAACAGTTTAAACGGATTGAGCTTAAACCAGTTTACGGGTTCGAGCCACATTGAAGATTACAGCGCTAACCTGGGCGTATTCTGGGAGGCTGATATCTGGGGGAAGATCCGTAACCAAAAGGCGGGCGCTTTGGCCAGCTTTTTGCAAACTGCCGAAGCGCGAAAAGCTGTACAAACACGCTTAGTGGCCAATGTGGCCCAGGGTTATTATAATTTGCTGATGCTGGATGCACAACTGGAAATTGCCCGTAAAAACCTTAAACTGAACGATAGTACTTTAAGGATTATTAACCTGCAGTTTGATGCAGGTCAGGTAACTTCGCTGGCCATTCAGCAGGCACAGGCACAGCAGCTGGTTGCTGCACAGCTGATTCCGCGTTTAGAGCAAAATGTAGCTTTACAGGAAAACGCTTTAAGTGTACTGATTGGTATTTTGCCTAAAGCCATTAACCGCGCCAGCCGTTTGGATAAAATGAGTATTCCTGCCAATTTAAACGCGGGTTTTCCATCGGCTATGTTAAGTCGCAGGCCAGATATTAAGTCGGCAGAGCTGGCACTTAATGTAGCCAATGCCAAAGTTGGTGTAGCTAAAGCGAGTTTATATCCTTCGCTGGTAATTACCGCCAGTGGTGGCGTTAACTCTTTTAAAGCCAGTAACTGGTTTAATGTACCGGCTTCGTTGTTCGGGTTGGTTTCGGGTGGTATTACGCAACCTATTTTTCAACGCGGACAGTTAAAGGCCAATTTAGAACTGGCAAAAATTGACCGCGAGAAAACAGTGATCCAGTTCCGTCAGTCGGTTTTAAATGCCGTAAGCGAAGTTTCTGATGAACTGACTAAAGTAGAAAAACTGAAAGACCAGTACAGCATTGCCGAAAGAAGGGCACAAACTTTACAGCAGGCTTCTAAAAATGCAAGCTTATTATTTAAAAGTGGCATGGCCAACTATTTAGAGGTAATTACTGCACAAGGCAACTTATTGCAAAGCGAACTGGAACTGGCTACCATTAAAGCCGAACAGTTAAATGCTGTGGTAGGGTTGTACCGTTCTTTAGGGGCGGATGGAATTAAAAACGTAATTGTTTTTACCAAAAGGCACCAAAACACTAAGAAACCTATAAGGTTGTAATGATCTTATAGGTTTGTAATAAAAAACAGGGCGGAAACTATTGCTAATAGCCTGGTTCCCTCCATGTTTTTGTGGTTATAAGGGGTTTTTAGCAAGTTTTTATTACGCTGTTATAGCGGAGCGCTTGCTTTCCATGTAGAAAATAGTATTACTTTCTTTTTGATAAGCCAAACGAATATCGAAAGCCAAGATTGAAACTGGTATTGTTTGCGCCCGAACCTTTTGCAAATAGCTCAATATTATCGCCTTTTTTCAAAGGAATCTGATAGCCTAATCCGTAGGCCTGATAAAATCCGTTTGTAGCTGTTGTACCATAATTGTAACTGCTACCTGAGCTGGTATATGGGAAATTAATGGTTTGAGATTCTTCCTGATAACCTAATTCTGCAGAAAGATAAAAACGGCCAATGTAGTATTTTGTGCCTGCATATAGGGCATTTTGCCAAATTTTTATGTCTTTGGCTGGTGTTACACTGCCGTTAGAAACGATGTAACCTACGTTTGGCTTGTTTTTTTTGATGTATGCGAGGCTCATCCCCGCGGTAAAGCCCAGTGCTTGTTTAAGCGGAATTCGTAACCTATTTCTGCCCCAAATACAGGCGCTTTAAGTGTTGAATTATAACCAGCAAAGGGTGAAAGGTGAACGCTGTGTTTAATTAAACCTGTAGAATCCTGCGCATGGGTTATTTTAATGCCTGCAAATCCGATTAGCAGCATTAGTATTAATGTTTTAGTTTTCATGAACTAAAAATACAGTAGGTAAATGTACGGTTGATTTTAATTAACGGTTTTTAACCTTGTTTACAATATTTAACTAAAAATATGTTAAAGGTTGTTAATTGGTGTGATATTTTTAACAGATTTTGAGGAAATGGAATGGTGAGATGATCAATAGGTAGTCGAAGGACCTTCTTTATTTCCTTTCTGAATCCGTTCCTATGCCGCATGGCAATGTGCAGACAAACCCTTACCGTCAGTTGAACTTGTTTCAGCATCTCTCATTATTGTTATATCCGCTCACCGCGGCGGGGGTTCTTACTTTTGGCTTGGCCTAAAAGTAACAAAAACCTAAGGCTTGGATCCTTCCTTGTGAAAATTTACGAAAATCTTAATTGCGGCAGTCTCTAGACGCTTGCCTTTGCTCGTTCCCATACACGCGCTTGATCCTGCCTTGTGCAGTGGGGTATGAAAGGAGGTGCGAAGTTTTTCGTGCTTTTTCTGGCGAAAATCTCCTATGCCAGATAGCATGGTGCAGAGGTTTGCCGCATAAGGCTGTCATCCTGAAGGTTAATTTATTGGATAAATCAATATTAGCGATCTGCTTTCGAGGTTGCTAACCAATCGTATTTAATGCAAAATGAATTTTGAAGTATTGTCTCCGATTTCAGTTTAGCTACATATTTAAACATCTTCAAAGATTTCTCCATTCCTTTTCACTTCAGTCGAAATGACGATCATTCTACTGAAATCTTTAATTAATATTATTCTCAGGCTGAACGAAATTTAAACGAAGGCATGATGGTAATCAGTATACACCGCGTTCTTTGTGCTTCATCTTAGCGTCCTTTGTGGTTAAATATATGTTTAAGCCTTTCTTACCCCTTTCAAAAACAGAAACCCCACCACTCCCGATAAAACCGATGCGGTTAAGATTGCAAACTTCGCTTCTGCAATGTGCATAGGCTCGCTAAAAGAAAGCAGCGCAATAAAAATAGACATGGTAAAGCCGATACCGGCCAGCATGCCGAGGCCTAATATGTGTTTCCAGCCTGCGCCACTGGGCAAGGCCGCCCATTTGAGCTTAACCGCCAGCCAGCTAAAAAGTGTAACCCCAATGGTTTTGCCGGCAAATAAACCAATTACAATGCCCAGACCTAAGGGTGAAAGCAGACCGCTTAACATTTCTTTTTGAAAGGTAATATTGGTATTGGCCATCGCAAACAAGGGCATGATGAAGTAATTAACGGGTGTGGTTAAAAAATGCTCGAGTTTTTCTAAAGGCGATTCGTTACTGGTGCTATTGGTTGGGATGGTAAAAGCTAGTAAGACCCCTGCAATGGTGGCGTGGATACCCGAATGGTGGATGCAATACCAGAGCAAAATACCAGGGATGAGGTAAAATACGAGTCGCTTTACCCCGAAATAATTCATTAAACTGAGCAGCAGTAAAACGCCTGCAGCCATGGTCAGGTATTCGAAATGGATTTGGTTGGTATAAAAAATGGCTATGACTAAAATAGCACCTAAATCATCTACAATGGCCAGTGCAGCCAAGAAGATTTTTAAACTGGCAGGTACGTTTTTACCCAACATGGCAATAATGGCCAGCGCAAAGGCAATATCGGTAGCCATGGGAATACCCCAGCCGGCTGCGGTAGGCTGGTTATGGTTAATTACAAAATATAGGGTTGCGGGTACAAGCATGCCACCTAAAGCGGCAATTACAGGTAAACTGGCGCTTTTGATGGAAGAGAGTTCGCCCTCCAATAATTCGCGCTTAATTTCGAGGCCTACCAGTAAAAAGAAGATGGCCATCAGGGCATCGTTAATCCATGCTAAAATGCTGTAGTTTACTGCGCCGAAGCCGATTTTGGTATCCAAAAAGTGGATAAAGCTATCTTTATCGGAAGAGTTGGCAATGATGAGGGAAATGGCTACACAGATGAGTAACAGTAGTCCACCGATTTGTTCTGAGCGGAAAAATCTTTTGAATGTTTCGAGGTTGATGGTTTTGGCCATGGGGTAAAAGTAGTGAAATTTATATGTTTTTTCCTATGCAGGGGGCTTTCTTCCGCTCGCTGCCGCGAGGGCTCTTACCTTTTTCTTGATAAAAAGGTAACCAAAAATCAAGGCTTGGATCTTTGTAAAAACCTGTGAAAAACTTAATTGCGGCAGTCTTTAGGCGCTTGCCTGCGCTCATCCCAGCTCACGTGCTTGATCCTGCCTTGGGCAATGAGGGTATGAAAGTCAGTGCAAAGTTTTTCGTGCTTTTTCCGGCGAAAATCTCCTAGGCCGGAGGGCAGGGTGCAGAGGGTTGGCGTTAAGATTGTCTCCTTAGATTTTAGAATTCTCGAATACAAAGGAGGATTGATGACAGATTCGTAACTTTTTGACCCTTATGTAGTTTGGCTGTTTGTCAGCATAGTGCTTTTGCCTACCGATCAGGTAAGCTTTTATTCAAAGTTAAACCAATTATAAATTCAATTAATTCATAAATAAAAAACTTCTACAAGTCTAAAGGACGATCCAGGTGCGTGAAGGCTGGGAGGTAAATATTTCTCTTGAACCCTTTCCCTTTCAGGGAAAGGTGCCGATAGGGGGGATGGCGATAGAAAGGTATAGTACTG is drawn from Pedobacter sp. HDW13 and contains these coding sequences:
- the nhaA gene encoding Na+/H+ antiporter NhaA gives rise to the protein MAKTINLETFKRFFRSEQIGGLLLLICVAISLIIANSSDKDSFIHFLDTKIGFGAVNYSILAWINDALMAIFFLLVGLEIKRELLEGELSSIKSASLPVIAALGGMLVPATLYFVINHNQPTAAGWGIPMATDIAFALAIIAMLGKNVPASLKIFLAALAIVDDLGAILVIAIFYTNQIHFEYLTMAAGVLLLLSLMNYFGVKRLVFYLIPGILLWYCIHHSGIHATIAGVLLAFTIPTNSTSNESPLEKLEHFLTTPVNYFIMPLFAMANTNITFQKEMLSGLLSPLGLGIVIGLFAGKTIGVTLFSWLAVKLKWAALPSGAGWKHILGLGMLAGIGFTMSIFIALLSFSEPMHIAEAKFAILTASVLSGVVGFLFLKGVRKA